From a single Falco peregrinus isolate bFalPer1 chromosome 10, bFalPer1.pri, whole genome shotgun sequence genomic region:
- the GFI1 gene encoding zinc finger protein Gfi-1 — protein sequence MPRSFLVKSKKAHSYHQPRSADEDYSLRLETVLAQICADSKIPEDAGLCRTVLPDPEPSQGRFSPESHLTEAADGTSESAPSCEGSVCDRVSEFEDFWRPPSPSVSPASERSVCPSLDEASPFSVPFKPYTWNSLGGSELRHLVQSYRPCPTLERTSALGLFCERGSEPALYGAECSSSLGLYGDFGSPGPGLFERPPAAVPGLFAETQPGLQQEKGPGGIKVESDLLCRPLLISTGSYKCVKCSKVFSTPHGLEVHVRRSHSGTRPFACDMCGKTFGHAVSLEQHKAVHSQERSFDCKICGKSFKRSSTLSTHLLIHSDTRPYPCQYCGKRFHQKSDMKKHTFIHTGEKPHKCQVCGKAFSQSSNLITHSRKHTGFKPFGCDLCGKGFQRKVDLRRHRETQHGLK from the exons ATGCCGAGGTCCTTCCTAGTAAAGAGCAAGAAAGCGCACAGCTACCACCAGCCCCGCTCCGCCGACGAGGACTACAGCCTGCGGCTGGAGACGGTGCTAGCCCAGATCTGTGCAG ACAGCAAGATCCCCGAGGACGCGGGGCTGTGCCGCACCGTCCTGCCCGATCCGGAGCCTTCCCAGGGGCGCTTCTCCCCGGAATCCCACCTGACCGAGGCTGCCGATGGCACCTCCGAGTCAGCGCCCAGCTGCGAGGGCAGCGTCTGTGACAGGGTGTCCGAGTTCGAGGATTTCTGGAGACCTCCCTCGCCCTCCGTCTCGCCAG CCTCGGAGCGATCTGTGTGTCCATCCCTAGATGAAGCATCCCCCTTCTCGGTGCCCTTCAAACCGTACACGTGGAACAGCCTGGGTGGCTCCGAACTGAGGCACCTTGTGCAAAGCTACAGGCCCTGCCCGACGCTGGAGCGAACCTCAGCCCTGGGGCTCTTCTGCGAGCGAGGATCTGAGCCTGCCCTCTACGGTGCCGAGTGTAGCTCTTCCCTCGGACTTTATGGTGACTTCGGCTCCCCGGGCCCAGGGCTGTTTGAGCGGCcgccagcagcagtgcctggacTCTTTGCTGAGacgcagcctgggctgcagcaagagAAGGGGCCAGGTGGCATCAAAGTAGAGTCGGACCTCTTGTGTCGCCCATTGCTCATCAGCACTGGCTCTTACAAGTGTGTCAAGTGCAGCAAG GTCTTCTCCACGCCTCATGGCCTTGAGGTACATGTGCGCCGCTCACACAGTGGCACGAGGCCCTTTGCCTGTGACATGTGTGGCAAGACCTTCGGCCATGCAGtcagcctggagcagcacaAGGCTGTGCACTCGCAG GAACGCAGCTTTGATTGTAAGATTTGTGGCAAGAGTTTTAAGAGATCTTCTACTCTGTCCACCCACCTGCTCATCCACTCGGACACCCGGCCTTATCCGTGCCAGTACTGTGGGAAGCGGTTCCACCAGAAATCTGATATGAAGAAACACACCTTCATTCACACAG GTGAGAAGCCTCACAAGTGCCAGGTGTGTGGAAAAGCCTTTAGTCAGAGCTCCAACCTCATCACCCACAGTCGGAAGCACACAGGCTTCAAGCCCTTTGGCTGTGACCTCTGTGGCAAAGGCTTCCAGCGAAAGGTGGATTTACGGAGACACCGGGAGACACAGCATGGCCTGAAATGA